Proteins from a genomic interval of Musa acuminata AAA Group cultivar baxijiao chromosome BXJ1-9, Cavendish_Baxijiao_AAA, whole genome shotgun sequence:
- the LOC103998939 gene encoding adenylate isopentenyltransferase-like yields MRVLLTRGGNAALLQHLHRPASVRLGPATVATVPKRSCHWQRDMCRRCYSSEDYCVEDNDAGRKESVVVVMGATGTGKSKLSIDLATEFSGEVVNSDKIQVYRGLDITTNKMPVADRCGVPHHLLGDLDPAAGELPPAAFREMVARAISGITGRGRLPVVAGGSNSFIYAAMAGSYDPGRSPFAGGWKAGRRREGRLRYRCCFLWVDVEAATLAEQLDRRVEEMVAAGMVEELGRYFEADEEAGKLRHPGLAKAIGLAEFQEYFLGERRGTAPAYEAAVVAIKANTRRLAEEQVWKIERLEQMGWPLRRLDATAVVAARLAREAAEAEAAWERDVAGPGAAAVEQFLKEKSEGHLHHHIVPSPLIYA; encoded by the coding sequence ATGAGAGTTCTACTCACCAGAGGGGGCAACGCAGCTCTACTCCAACACCTCCATCGCCCGGCTTCGGTGCGCCTCGGACCCGCGACGGTCGCAACGGTGCCGAAACGAAGCTGCCATTGGCAGCGGGACATGTGCCGGAGGTGTTACTCTTCCGAAGATTATTGTGTTGAGGACAATGATGCCGGAAGGAAGGAGAGCGTGGTGGTGGTCATGGGCGCCACGGGGACGGGGAAGTCGAAGCTGTCGATCGACCTGGCAACCGAGTTCTCCGGGGAGGTGGTAAACTCGGATAAGATTCAGGTGTACCGGGGACTCGACATCACCACCAACAAGATGCCGGTCGCGGATCGCTGCGGCGTGCCGCACCATTTGCTGGGGGATCTCGACCCAGCCGCGGGAGAGCTCCCGCCGGCGGCGTTCCGGGAAATGGTGGCCCGCGCAATCTCCGGGATAACCGGCCGAGGCCGATTGCCGGTGGTGGCCGGTGGGTCCAACTCCTTCATATACGCCGCCATGGCCGGCAGCTACGACCCCGGGCGGAGCCCATTCGCCGGTGGCTGGAaggcggggaggaggagggaagggaggCTGCGGTATCGGTGCTGCTTCCTTTGGGTGGACGTGGAGGCTGCGACGCTGGCGGAGCAACTCGATCGGCGGGTGGAGGAGATGGTGGCGGCGGGGATGGTGGAGGAGTTGGGCCGGTATTTCGAGGCGGATGAGGAAGCGGGGAAGTTGAGGCACCCGGGGCTGGCAAAGGCGATCGGGTTGGCGGAGTTCCAGGAGTACTTCCTGGGAGAGCGGCGGGGGACGGCGCCAGCgtatgaggctgcagtggtggccatCAAGGCGAACACGCGGCGGCTGGCGGAGGAGCAGGTGTGGAAGATCGAGCGGCTGGAGCAGATGGGATGGCCGCTGCGGAGGCTGGACGCCACCGCGGTGGTGGCTGCGCGACTGGCCAGGGAGGCAGCGGAGGCTGAGGCGGCGTGGGAGAGGGACGTGGCGGGGCCCGGCGCCGCGGCGGTGGAGCAGTTCCTGAAGGAAAAGTCGGAGGGGCACCTGCATCACCACATCGTCCCTTCTCCTCTAATTTATGCTTAG